Genomic DNA from Danio rerio strain Tuebingen ecotype United States chromosome 22, GRCz12tu, whole genome shotgun sequence:
cttgacgtcacacttaacaagcggattcgtGATTATTTGAGTGTGCAGTTAAAATTTAGCCTCTTAAAATGTAACTTATCTTCTTAATTTTCAGATGTGGTTGTGAAGGAGGAGATTGACGCACTCTGTGAACATGAGGAAAAACATGATGTCAAAAGGGAAAGCAAAACTCGAACTAATACTGCGAATAATAAAACTAGAAAGAAAAGTCCTTTCACCTGCTACCgctgtggaaagagtttcagggTCCAATACAATCTCAAGCTTCACATGTGGATTCACACTAGCAAGAAGCCCTATTACTGTTCATACTGCACAAAGGGATTCCTTCATGCAGAACATGTGATATTGCACGAGAGGAcacacaccggagagaaaccctaTCACTGCACTGTTTGTGGGACGAGATTCACAAGTCCATCTTCTCTAAGAACACACACTAAAAACCTTCACAGTGAGTAGATCACCTTAAGACTGTTTGTCTATTTTAGGATAACTGTGGAGTTGAGAGTAGAGTTGTGGAGTTGGAAAAATCATGCAATTATTACACACTTATTAAGAGGGTCACTGTGGAGCCAGCTTTCCTCATTGTAACAAGGATGCAAAGTTTGCACTTGCTGACGTGATGACGACTCCGTTCATTGTTATTGAAGCACTTTTTTTGCTTTACAgttttaatatttctttaatatttttttcccaatgcATGCAGCTGACTGACGTTGATGCCAAGATGGTGTAAATGCTTTCACTTGTGCATTTTTGTCGAGCTGTGTTTTTTCCACACAGTGGGGTTTAATATGTCTCCCACacataatagcccctttcacacagtgataccggtaaatatctggaaaatttacggaatgactttaccggtaaattcaaaaaagtgctgttcacacaggcgaggacgttacggaatttttccagaaaagagcattcacacatccattccaaaataccggtaattctgacatcattaaccagaaatgacctctaaacggctgcgcttgtgtttgtaaacatttgactacattacaaactctgtggatggaccAGTattgaacaacttcgatgaaaacgtATAGAGAAAcattttcgcatgtcgagatatacatgatatgtgtgtgttctGGCGCTCATAGACTGTTTATTGGCACacacaaagcttgaaggtaaacaaacaacggcttatcataagcatcttatcgatgattaattacacagttggcattaagatgaacatataaaccttatctgactaatttctagcagctaaatgtgtctagaaaaatattcaaaggcttttattctcataaaccgcgcggacgttaATGCGTCTGACTGCTCTGATTGGCTCAAGCagacgtctcatgtcagcacgttctagacgtgcacccgcttattccggcaatcttccttttgcgttcacacagcgcagcatttcggcaaattaccagtaatgtaacaacttctctttccggaaaatagccagaatgaatttaccggtattttcaaaaaggtcctgttcacacatacaacctttctggaaaattgccggtaattttccgaaaaggtctgtatgtgtgaaaagggGCTAATGTCAAGAGACCGACTTGATAAGGGGAGTGTAAACTGCACAGCTTAATGtttaatgtgtgaagttgtggaagTGTAACGCACAGCCTACAGCAGAACTAATCCTTTAATGATGTCCAGAAGATGCACCGAGTAAAAGAGTTATCAACGATGGTTTGCATCCCTACTTCCCATTTCTCTCCTAAAATGTAACTTTATTTCTTTACTTAATTTCCAGACCAGATGGTGAAAAAGGAGGAGAGCGAAGACCTGAAAGATACAGTGAAGAAGCCTTATTCATGTTCTGAGTGTGAAAAGAGTTTTATTTGTGAGCCATATTTAAAAgcacatcagaagatccacaccggTCTGAAACCCCACGTGTGCTTCCAGTGTGAGAAGGCTTTTACTAGATCTGGAGACTTGAGGCGGCACGAGAGGACGCACGATGTGGAGAAACCATACAAATGTACTGAGTGCAAGCTGAGATTCAGACACCAAACAAAGCTCTTTGAACACATGACCGTCCACGCTGGAGACAAACCACACAAATGTAACCAATGCGACAGAGCGTTTTCCAGGGCTTCAAAGCTGAAGACCCATCTTAGATTTCATACAAATGGGAACTCTTATGTGTTCCTTTAGGAAAGAGGTTTGCACATCTGCGAAATGTTCCTGAGCTCTTCAAACACATCAGCTTTGTACGGACACCCGGAAGGGACGTTTTTGCATTCCCCcgcaaaactgtttttccacaaacacttcctgttcccttcatacatgtcaaccatCCCATTTTTGCCAGGATTATCCCGTATTATACCATTCTATCCTGCTATTAAGTATTTTTCCACATTTCTCGTGTGTTTTTAGGCTTGGAAGCTcactgaaatgaatataaaaacgtcttcattcactttctttccattaaagctgtgtgCCGATCATcacccttcatatgcaacctctgaatcagagAATGCATGCAAGGCAATAACCGGTATAAGTGGTGACTGACAGGCTtcgtatgataaactgatcccagatcagcttctgtacacgccatttacagaggagcaaaAGTGCAGGACACTTTAGAATTCGGGTGTATGTCTAAACAGACagatacactgaataatatgtaaacatgatccgtcctgcgtgttttattttaaacacaactaattttctcttaaatgagcacaaacggTTATTAAAGTAATGGAATGCTTTCATTGTAGATCTGTGCGTTCTtacagtgacacctctgttatcgaACAAAAAAAAACGGGAGATTTATCTGCAGctcttcacttgtttgataaGGGAGGTGTCAATTTAAATGACGTGTACAgaaggtctgcattcccgcggctgtctcCCGACTCCCAGAGCAAGAGAGTAGGcgtatgtatatgtgtgaatgagataGCACGATGTTTGTTTaccttgtttgttgctgtgtgtgtgtgtgtatacagacagtttgttataggctgtctggactctatagctgggtggttttcggttttgttctccctcCCCACTCTTTAGCGAGATCGGATGCAGCGGGTAAAAAACGGGGCggggcgggcagcgggacaacaaatgctgaatataagtcgggttcaggctaaaacatGGTGAGAGCAGgcaggagcgggattcaaaatttagtccggCGCAGATCTCTAATACTGAGTGGCATATTAatctgattcagaggttgcatataaAGGGGGACGATCacacacagctttaatggaaagaaagtgattGCAGATACTTTTTATTGATTTCAGTgagctttcaagattaaaaatacacgagaaatatgggaaaatacttaatgataggatgatagtggTATAGAATGGTAAATTAAAGGAGAGTCCCAGCAAAAACGGCTGGTGTgccatgtatgaagtgaacaggaagtgttaaCAGTTTTGCTagggaatgcaaaacatctttgtgagagaACGCAATATTTGTAGgggaatgcaaaaacttaaaaatatatatattttcctatcaCTGTTTTTCTTTCTCCCACTCATTTTTTTCCCCACTATCTCGTCCCTTCCGAGTCTCTGTAGCTTTGGTAGTTAAATGTGTGTACTAATAATTACAATCATTTGTAAAAAAGCCTCTCATGCGCAATTACAATAAACTCTGTAAATTACAACGAAGTTGCATGTCCATAACTCCCTTTTCAAGATTCGCTCCAGTAtgttttattcatgcattttctttttgtgtaaagctgtggtcacactagagtttgaaaAGGGGtgagattaaacaagataattaggaATTACAAAAGCGAGtggattgctccatgttttaaatttctgttcagagaggtcatgttttgatcctcgattggtctcacgcagacaagtgatgcgatttcgcaggtcagaattcaccaagcttgaactttgcaccgcagcgaccAGCAAAACTTAacacatgaccctgcgtttccggtgtgacgcattcacgtgcgtatgaatggaagtctatgggaggataagatcagtgtgactgcagctttagtcCCTTATTACTTAGTCcttttactaatctggggttcccacagcataatgaaccgccaacttatccaccatatgttttacacagtggatgcctttccagctgcaacccatcattgggaaatatacacgctcattcacacatactGACAGTTtaggagcatccggaggaaaaccacgccaacatggggagaacatgccaactccacacagaaatgctgactgacccagctggggctcgaaatCGTGCTACCCCCTGCGCCAT
This window encodes:
- the si:dkeyp-53d3.5 gene encoding uncharacterized protein isoform X1, producing MSDPEPCRIKQEETEELIDVVVKEEIDALCEHEEKHDVKRESKTRTNTANNKTRKKSPFTCYRCGKSFRVQYNLKLHMWIHTSKKPYYCSYCTKGFLHAEHVILHERTHTGEKPYHCTVCGTRFTSPSSLRTHTKNLHNQMVKKEESEDLKDTVKKPYSCSECEKSFICEPYLKAHQKIHTGLKPHVCFQCEKAFTRSGDLRRHERTHDVEKPYKCTECKLRFRHQTKLFEHMTVHAGDKPHKCNQCDRAFSRASKLKTHLRFHTNGNSYVFL